In one Silene latifolia isolate original U9 population chromosome 10, ASM4854445v1, whole genome shotgun sequence genomic region, the following are encoded:
- the LOC141607413 gene encoding LOB domain-containing protein 30-like, with protein MNKMSSANKPCSSSGGGGGGPCGACKYLRRKCVNGCIFAPYFDSDQGPANFAAVHKVFGASNVSKLLLQLPAHKRLDAVVTICYEAQARVRDPVYGCVAHIFALQQQVLSLQTELSYLQAHLTTVEVPRPPRARSQPALPPQQYSLSDLPLPSSTMPATHDLSSLFDSMVQPSWTMQQQPPPPPHNAMDMSQFRSIINTGVTGPTHGPSSSRGHGDSPVARELLHVHESLPTRQMHGPSPSSCMSI; from the exons ATGAACAAAATGAGTAGTGCAAATAAGCCTTGTAGTAGtagtggaggtggaggtggaggacCGTGTGGTGCATGCAAATATTTGCGTAGGAAATGTGTGAACGGTTGTATATTCGCTCCATATTTCGACTCAGACCAAGGTCCGGCAAATTTTGCGGCGGTTCACAAGGTGTTTGGTGCTAGTAACGTCTCCAAGCTTCTCTTACAACTTCCGGCACATAAGCGCCTTGACGCGGTTGTCACCATCTGTTATGAGGCTCAGGCTCGGGTTCGTGACCCGGTTTATGGTTGTGTTGCTCATATATTTGCTCTTCAACAACAG GTTTTAAGTCTACAAACAGAGCTCTCTTACTTGCAAGCACACCTAACCACCGTAGAAGTTCCACGCCCACCGCGGGCCCGGTCACAACCTGCGTTGCCGCCCCAACAGTATTCGCTCTCAGACCTTCCATTGCCATCGTCCACCATGCCAGCCACCCATGACTTATCTTCGCTTTTTGACTCAATGGTGCAACCATCATGGACCAtgcaacaacaaccaccaccaccaccacacaatGCAATGGACATGAGCCAGTTTAGATCAATAATTAATACGGGTGTAACGGGTCCGACCCATGGGCCTTCATCCAGTAGAGGTCATGGTGATTCTCCAGTTGCTCGTGAACTACTCCACGTACATGAGTCTCTTCCTACTAGACAAATGCATGGTCCATCTCCTTCGTCATGCATGTCTATATAA